Proteins encoded together in one Lathyrus oleraceus cultivar Zhongwan6 chromosome 5, CAAS_Psat_ZW6_1.0, whole genome shotgun sequence window:
- the LOC127078520 gene encoding uncharacterized protein LOC127078520, translating into MSAIRIFLLKNPIPTLLADVHHSIHWRNEKKGGMIQCCAPLLYKWFLSHLPSERPFVQNKDNLKWSQKIMSLTANNITWYSRVYDDVDIIVKCGNFHNVPLIGTRGCINYNPELAMRQLGFPMDDKPEDKLLEGFLLGEGVKDFDLVKRICRSWTKVRREGKRECGNKNCIARGPYTSWVQARDSQDKLAYPYEPSMHKNLPEPTHVTMEEAKELKVVIQRLEKENEELWLNLLRITEERDNYKWELGRKKTQLQANVERIDKEEYKRKRVKHGFDQADSCLNTVKNQLKKAERDCREKEKWWKLATKQKKEIRETLEAEIANLSVSLCESKEREERERRSK; encoded by the coding sequence ATGTCTGCTATACGCATTTTCTTGCTCAAGAATCCCATTCCCACCTTGCTTGCAGATGTTCATCACTCTATCCATTGGAGAAATGAGAAGAAGGGGGGGATGATCCAGTGTTGCGCTCCTTTACTGTATAAATGGTTCTTATCTCACTTACCAAGTGAAAGGCCTTTTGTTCAGAACAAGGATAACCTCAAGTGGTCTCAAAAAATCATGTCTCTCACTGCCAATAACATCACCTGGTACTCTCGTGTTTATGATGATGTGGACATAATCGTCAAATGTGGCAACTTCcataatgtgccactcataggaactcgaggttgcatcaattacaaccctgAGCTTGCTATGCGGCAACTTGGTTTTCCTATGGATGACAAACCAGAAGACAAGTTGTTAGAAggtttcttactgggagaaggAGTGAAGGACTTTGATCTGGTGAAGAGGATATGTCGTTCCTGGACTAAAGTTCGTAGAGAAGGAAAAAGGGAGTGTGGAAATAAGAATTGTATAGCTAGAGGGCCATATACAAGTTGGGTCCAAGCTAGAGATTCTCAAGATAAACTGGCATACCCTTATGAGCCTTCAATGCATAAAAATCTTCCAGAACCTACTCACGTCACTATGGAGGAAGCTAAAGAGCTCAAAGTTGTCATCCAAAGGttggaaaaagagaatgaagagctaTGGTTGAACCTTCTCCGGATTACTGAAGAAAGGGATAATTATAAGTGGGAACTTGGGCGGAAGAAAAcacaacttcaagcaaatgtggAAAGGATTGATAAGGAGGAATATAAGAGAAAAAGAGTCAAGCATGGGTTTGATCAGGCTGACAGCTGCTTGAATACCGTCAAAAACCAACTGAAAAAGGCTGAGAGGGATTGTCGTGAGAAAGAGAAATGGTGGAAGCTCGCCACAAAACAAAAGAAGGAGATAAGAGAGACGCTTGAGGCTGAGATAGCCAACCTCAGTGTTTCACTCTGTGAATCAAAAGAAAGGGAAGAACGAGAACGCCGCAGTAAATAG